In Paraburkholderia flava, one genomic interval encodes:
- the tssE gene encoding type VI secretion system baseplate subunit TssE — MTTRKDELSGRTPRRANAHLMPTLLDRLRDDAPHRHVETADEYTVTRKQMRDIVQRDLTYLLNTTSIEDQIDRERYPHAASSTVNFGVPPLAGTFLASRQWNDLERMIRHALTDFEPRLIPDSLVVSPRHAIDAGEHHNILAFEVRGMVHMDPYPLEFTVQSSLDLETSEIQITGIRST; from the coding sequence ATGACCACACGTAAAGACGAGCTCTCCGGCCGCACGCCGCGCCGCGCGAATGCGCATCTGATGCCGACGCTGCTTGATCGCCTGCGTGACGATGCCCCGCATCGTCACGTCGAGACCGCCGACGAATACACGGTCACGCGCAAACAGATGCGCGACATCGTGCAGCGCGATCTGACCTATCTGCTCAACACGACCAGCATCGAAGACCAGATCGATCGTGAGCGTTACCCGCACGCGGCTTCGTCGACCGTCAACTTCGGCGTGCCGCCGCTCGCCGGTACGTTTCTCGCATCGCGTCAGTGGAACGACCTCGAGCGGATGATCCGCCATGCGCTGACCGATTTCGAACCGCGACTGATTCCCGATTCGCTGGTGGTGTCGCCCCGCCACGCGATCGACGCGGGTGAACATCACAACATCCTCGCGTTCGAAGTGCGCGGCATGGTTCACATGGATCCCTATCCGCTCGAATTTACGGTGCAGAGTTCGCTCGATCTCGAAACGAGCGAAATCCAGATCACCGGCATACGCAGCACCTGA
- a CDS encoding type VI secretion system accessory protein TagJ, whose protein sequence is MNTAHLNGLSLVEQIAEIEASVRMQPAVASHRWALFQLMCAMGNWTRSIQQLQTWAKLEPQHTQIAQTYRDLIRAEHWRQKVLAGQQRPGFILEPPAWTAQLIDALRLAADGHNDAADDVHASALETAPPVAAHTSHGHTEWIADSDSRFGPVCEVITAGHYRWVPFSDLAAWHISSPVNLIDLIWAPCKLTLADSSVVHGLMPARYPGSEACADTLRLGRETVWQESGRTGVIALGQKTWITDQGDFGLFELTHCQFGTPATIDDKQEGSSHDHT, encoded by the coding sequence ATGAACACGGCACATCTGAACGGCCTGTCGCTCGTTGAACAGATCGCCGAAATCGAAGCGAGCGTCCGCATGCAACCGGCCGTCGCGTCGCATCGCTGGGCGCTGTTCCAGCTGATGTGCGCGATGGGCAACTGGACGCGTTCGATCCAGCAGCTGCAGACGTGGGCGAAGCTCGAACCGCAACACACGCAGATTGCGCAAACGTATCGTGACCTGATTCGTGCCGAACACTGGCGACAAAAGGTTCTCGCGGGACAGCAGCGCCCGGGGTTCATCCTCGAGCCACCCGCATGGACAGCGCAATTGATCGACGCGCTGCGGCTCGCCGCAGACGGACACAACGACGCAGCGGACGACGTACACGCGAGCGCGCTAGAAACCGCGCCGCCCGTCGCCGCTCATACCTCGCACGGACACACCGAATGGATCGCCGACAGCGATTCGCGCTTCGGCCCCGTATGCGAAGTCATCACGGCCGGACACTATCGATGGGTGCCTTTTTCGGATCTGGCTGCATGGCACATCTCGTCGCCGGTCAACCTGATCGATCTGATCTGGGCGCCCTGCAAGCTAACGCTCGCGGACAGCAGCGTCGTGCACGGCCTGATGCCCGCTCGTTATCCCGGCTCGGAAGCATGCGCCGATACGTTGCGCCTCGGCCGCGAAACCGTATGGCAGGAATCGGGGCGCACCGGGGTCATTGCGCTGGGACAGAAAACCTGGATCACGGACCAGGGCGACTTCGGTCTGTTCGAGTTGACGCACTGCCAGTTCGGCACGCCTGCGACGATCGACGATAAGCAGGAAGGCAGCAGCCATGACCACACGTAA
- a CDS encoding TagK domain-containing protein — MRSLRLPWRRQPHMPDIEPVLSGSAHRRIERDSYEHIARATSSSARDGDAAILELIGNDGQGKTAFLPTTDDMEHASDIVQGLHAQYWRALTDPHASLSGSWIGQPDEPPTSAAADNAGDGWQSHGENDEARSLETLLSGECTLEKIFGKLESGANGTVADLEAEPVPEVLRLFAPPEYHAAVASQTAALPPALTRREHHALSFDSPLAAPARKDEA; from the coding sequence ATGCGCTCACTTCGTCTGCCGTGGCGCCGCCAGCCTCATATGCCTGACATCGAACCTGTACTGTCCGGATCGGCTCATCGAAGGATCGAGCGCGACTCCTACGAGCACATCGCGCGCGCGACGTCGTCCAGCGCGCGCGATGGCGATGCGGCAATACTTGAACTGATCGGCAACGACGGACAGGGCAAGACCGCGTTCCTGCCCACCACCGACGATATGGAGCATGCAAGCGATATCGTGCAAGGTCTGCACGCGCAATACTGGCGCGCACTGACCGATCCGCATGCGTCGTTGTCCGGTTCATGGATCGGACAACCGGACGAACCGCCGACGTCCGCAGCCGCGGACAATGCCGGGGACGGCTGGCAATCGCACGGCGAAAACGACGAAGCCCGTTCGCTCGAGACGCTGCTGTCCGGCGAATGCACGCTTGAGAAAATCTTCGGCAAACTGGAAAGCGGCGCCAACGGCACCGTTGCCGATCTCGAAGCCGAACCCGTGCCGGAAGTGCTGCGCCTTTTTGCGCCGCCCGAATATCACGCAGCGGTAGCAAGCCAGACTGCCGCGCTGCCCCCCGCACTCACCCGGCGCGAACACCACGCGCTGTCGTTCGATAGTCCGCTCGCCGCACCTGCACGCAAGGACGAAGCATGA
- a CDS encoding SMI1/KNR4 family protein: protein MIKLKLINPAQPLSEDDLIDFEREFEIKIPARLRQHYLKENGGFPDCHKMYYVPKGVDPCDANGVTFNGFYPIKYTSTPDGSTLEANYTSYTDDQKLFEKDEYIPFGFDVSGFPLLMKFSGCAIYLLDRDEVDDDDREVIKFIAPSLQDFIDGLMPGDDFEKLMEDC, encoded by the coding sequence ATGATAAAACTTAAATTAATCAATCCGGCACAACCCCTATCCGAAGATGATCTCATCGATTTCGAGAGAGAGTTTGAAATCAAAATTCCGGCCAGACTGCGCCAACATTATTTAAAAGAAAATGGTGGCTTTCCAGACTGCCACAAAATGTACTACGTTCCCAAAGGCGTCGACCCTTGCGACGCAAATGGAGTGACGTTTAATGGATTTTATCCCATAAAATATACTTCGACACCAGATGGGTCAACCTTAGAAGCAAACTACACGAGCTACACAGACGATCAAAAATTGTTCGAGAAGGATGAGTACATTCCTTTCGGATTTGATGTAAGCGGCTTTCCACTTCTCATGAAATTCAGTGGCTGCGCAATTTATCTTCTCGACAGAGACGAAGTAGACGACGATGATCGAGAAGTCATCAAATTTATCGCTCCCTCCCTGCAAGATTTTATCGACGGCCTCATGCCGGGAGATGATTTTGAAAAATTAATGGAGGATTGTTAA
- a CDS encoding Imm43 family immunity protein, translating into MTEFAKENLYVVSAKLNDWVGSAEFQPDIQLPWNNVSIAQKIDTEFHMNIKWKRLKRLDFDYFRNVTPIVSQKFADLCHEQSVDCQLAPLRIILNGDKLDGIFHFLLLNRFISIVDASQTSHARMMTLDGKNYEMNRFFPEIPEYDMLENIAFNESEKPPFFMAPEIGNKRVCTQRFKDSAERNKMKGIEFKKIDENFKYRSLSFQ; encoded by the coding sequence ATGACTGAATTCGCGAAAGAAAATCTTTACGTGGTATCAGCAAAACTCAACGACTGGGTTGGGAGCGCCGAATTTCAACCAGATATCCAGCTTCCCTGGAATAATGTATCTATTGCGCAGAAAATAGATACTGAATTTCATATGAACATCAAATGGAAGCGTCTTAAAAGACTGGATTTCGATTACTTCAGAAATGTGACTCCGATTGTGAGTCAGAAATTCGCAGATCTTTGTCACGAACAGAGCGTTGATTGCCAACTAGCTCCTCTAAGAATAATCCTTAATGGAGATAAGCTCGATGGAATTTTTCATTTCCTCCTTTTGAATAGATTTATTTCCATCGTGGACGCGAGCCAAACCTCTCATGCCAGGATGATGACGCTCGACGGAAAAAATTATGAGATGAACAGATTTTTCCCAGAAATACCGGAATACGATATGCTGGAAAATATCGCATTTAATGAATCTGAGAAGCCACCCTTTTTTATGGCACCGGAAATCGGCAACAAGCGTGTCTGCACGCAGAGATTCAAGGATAGCGCTGAACGCAATAAAATGAAAGGAATCGAATTTAAGAAGATCGATGAAAATTTTAAATATCGATCACTTTCTTTTCAGTAG